From one Brachypodium distachyon strain Bd21 chromosome 4, Brachypodium_distachyon_v3.0, whole genome shotgun sequence genomic stretch:
- the LOC100846635 gene encoding uncharacterized protein LOC100846635, with protein MNTMSSDDESAEEVEDVKVCDICGDVGEEEKLAVCNRCNDGAEHIYCMRVMMEEVPEGEWFCEDCQTEVEFEKNKKTSEKTQVKVGTSKEESIEGKISEPANAGQSRSPSENEMTVDNAGKNERNKANKDVCMVAKRKEEEAGVTSVAIQNVSEPGGLSIVPDSSKRMPLSRASSSRFDGGKGKQPTPQIPTLLASSAAKNQAPPLIGQLSKSSSFNNSKVPKVKQLMNEIPQKPKTLKDLLSCNMKKEGPTSFSTKSASFKKPKPREPANKAESSILPPAEVPILMNSPVSRNVNNDSGTSILGCPSITGSVVPVQSKTESAAQCLTTGNNMADSSDLGREQGARNSHENSELNKSLLTNAHASITSTSADRSSGILSSGARRDVSRNSGASHRNDKIKNPSGLRPGASSSSRTIRCQRCNELGHSTQFCAVDKLSLSGIKPSSECNMKDSSVKRNKTSEAGNDLVATEKATSRLADQSEHILKCDAYHDPLSSTDNSNLKFSQAVPAMTGRSVHSSSTMSSDSVDKSIQGFSPVDTTIVSTVPELDYIWQGDFELWRTGRSPELCDGFQAHLSCSASPKVLEVAKKFPSKVQLEELPRQCSWPTQFQENGPTYDNIGVFFFARDTQSYQNHYSKLVQNMLDKDLALRGNIETAELLIFPSNILTKNSQRWNMLYFLWGVFRVKRKDHWNIRSDVPISTGRHNMNDNPLAVDLHPSSLTSSCSSSGDQNNGAEPDCNLVKPATCADHQCLHPSEANYQVCSNGRNSLCQPVDGRDLTNNRSTLDCSGAPARKHQKLAYQESQNKIIGSSGGYAGGEFFDVNKVPVTCSIPFVHEEGNGNADVNLHKADTLTYVDHENTIEANSGPVVPVMHASGSAQKRNVEMADWTNGVNESLEHKKIKLDNVSSTADSSVSENIGDGRLSSKIHPLTTSSVDDCIDNKAMAGTCRSNGKCIFPLDLNVVDDPVPGNIGTIMSSDGEDLPKHDARDLKLELGDNTSPVNPMFPFLSPMVEEKQNMGDTSPTDASAALSLSLAFPESKEQA; from the exons CTACTGTATGCGGGTGATGATGGAAGAGGTTCCAGAGGGGGAGTGGTTTTGCGAAGACTGCCAAACTGAAGTAGAATttgaaaagaataagaagacATCAGAAAAAACTCAAGTGAAGGTTGGCACTTCAAAGGAAGAGTCCATTGAAGGGAAAATCAGTGAACCGGCCAATGCTGGCCAGAGCAGAAGTCCTTCTGAGAATGAAATGACCGTTGACAATGCTGGCAAGAATGAGCGGAACAAAGCAAATAAAGACGTTTGTATGGTTGCTaagaggaaggaagaagaagcaggagtTACTTCCGTGGCTATACAAAATGTTTCTGAACCTGGTGGTTTATCGATAGTGCCTGACTCCAGTAAAAGAATGCCTCTGTCACGCGCGAGCTCATCCAGGTTTGATGGGGGCAAAGGAAAGCAACCCACTCCTCAAATACCAACCTTACTGGCATCCAGTGCTGCCAAGAATCAAGCACCACCACTTATCG GTCAACTCTCCAAGTCCAGTTCTTTCAACAACTCCAAGGTGCCCAAGGTGAAACAACTAATGAATGAAATTCCTCAGAAACCCAAAACTTTGAAGGATCTTTTGTCCTGTAATATGAAAAAAGAGGGGCCAACGAGCTTCTCTACTAAGTCAGCATCATTCAAAAAGCCCAAGCCTCGTGAGCCAGCAAATAAGGCAGAGTCGTCCATCTTACCACCTGCAGAGGTGCCAATATTGATGAATTCACCAGTGAGCCGAAATGTAAATAACGATAGTGGCACTTCTATATTAGGATGCCCCTCCATTACTGGATCAGTGGTTCCAGTTCAATCAAAAACAGAATCTGCAGCTCAGTGTCTTACTACAGGAAATAACATGGCCGACTCTAGTGATTTAGGCCGTGAACAGGGTGCTAGAAACTCGCATG AGAACAGTGAACTTAATAAGTCACTTTTAACAAATGCACATGCCAGTATAACATCAACGAGTGCTGACAGGAGCTCTGGTATTCTTAGTTCTGGTGCACGGAGGGATGTAAGCCGGAACTCAGGTGCTTCCCATCGAAATGATAAAATAAAGAACCCATCTGGTTTGAGACCAGGTGCTTCTAGCAGCAGTCGCACAATTCGTTGTCAACGGTGCAATGAACTGGGCCATTCTACACAATTTTGTGCTGTTGACAAACTTAGTTTGTCTGGAATAAAACCTTCAAGTGAGTGCAACATGAAGGATTCCTCTGTCAAAAGGAATAAAACATCTGAAGCTGGAAATGATTTGGTAGCTACTGAGAAAGCTACCTCAAGATTAGCAGATCAATCGGAGCACATCCTGAAATGTGATGCTTATCATGATCCATTAT CTTCCACAGATAATAGCAACCTGAAATTCAGTCAAGCTGTACCGGCCATGACAGGAAGATCTGTTCACAGCAGTTCTACTATGTCAAGTGATTCGGTGGACAAATCAATTCAAGGCTTTTCTCCTGTTGATACAACAATAGTTTCAACTGTTCCAGAGTTGGATTACATTTGGCA GGGTGACTTTGAGCTGTGGAGGACAGGAAGATCACCTGAGCTATGTGATGGTTTTCAAGCTCACTTATCATGTTCTGCTTCACCAAAAGTGCTAGAAGTAGCAAAGAAATTTCCTTCCAAAGTCCAGCTTGAGGAACTTCCTCGTCAATGTTCATGGCCCACACAGTTCCAGGAAAATGGACCGACATATGACAATATTGGTGTTTTCTTCTTCGCTAGAGATACTCAGAG CTATCAAAATCATTACAGTAAGTTGGTTCAAAATATGCTTGACAAGGATTTGGCACTCAGAGGAAATATTGAAACAGCTGAATTGCTTATATTCCCTTCCAACATCCTGACAAAGAACTCCCAAA GATGGAACATGTTGTATTTTCTATGGGGTGTGTTTAGAGTTAAAAGAAAAGATCACTGGAACATTCGATCTGATGTACCGATAAGTACAGGTCGGCATAATATGAATGATAATCCGCTGGCCGTGGATCTGCACCCCTCTTCTTTGACATCTAGCTGTTCATCATCTGGAGACCAAAATAATGGTGCTGAACCAGACTGCAATTTGGTTAAGCCAGCTACTTGTGCAGACCATCAATGTCTCCACCCTTCAGAAGCTAATTATCAGGTGTGTTCAAACGGACGTAACTCTTTGTGTCAGCCTGTGGATGGAAGAGATTTAACAAATAACAGGAGTACACTTGATTGTTCAGGTGCTCCGGCAAGAAAACACCAG AAACTTGCATATCAAGAgtctcaaaacaaaattatagGGTCTTCTGGTGGTTATGCTGGTGGAGAATTTTTTGATGTGAATAAAGTGCCTGTAACTTGCTCTATCCCCTTCGTCCATGAAGAAG GTAATGGCAACGCCGATGTCAACCTTCACAAGGCAGACACCCTGACCTATGTAGACCATGAAAATACTATTGAAGCGAACTCTGGCCCAGTGGTCCCTGTTATGCATGCATCAGGTAGTGCACAGAAAAGAAATGTTGAAATGGCTGACTGGACCAATGGAGTCAACGAATCACTCGAGcataagaaaattaaattggATAATGTATCATCCACTGCGGACTCTAGTGTAAGTGAGAATATCGGAGATGGAAGGTTATCATCCAAAATACATCCTTTGACAACTTCATCTGTGGATGATTGCATCGACAATAAGGCAATGGCAGGAACCTGCAGGAGTAATGGAAAGTGCATATTTCCGCTAGATCTAAATGTGGTGGATGATCCAGTGCCTGGAAACATTGGAACTATTATGTCTTCGGATGGTGAGGATTTGCCCAAACACGATGCGCGAGATCTTAAGCTAGAACTGGGGGACAACACATCTCCTGTAAACCCCATGTTTCCGTTCCTCTCTCCCATGGTTGAAGAGAAGCAGAATATGGGGGACACATCGCCTACTGATGCATCAGCGGCCCTTTCACTCTCACTTGCGTTCCCAGAATCGAAGGAACAAGCGTAA